In the genome of Erinaceus europaeus chromosome 8, mEriEur2.1, whole genome shotgun sequence, one region contains:
- the LOC103121172 gene encoding hyaluronidase PH-20-like has protein sequence MEVLKFFMPFVGLSGTWQAILIILLFPMCLTQNLRAHPIFPNVPYLWVWNAPTEYCTKNHKVPLDLSVFSLVGSPQKNIKGQSIRIFYSDRLGKYPYVDSDNVTWHGGIPQAVKLQEHLEQAKKDIVHYLPNNDIGLAIIDWQEWRPLWIRNWDHKDIYRQMSIQSVHRKSPSLDATTVNNTAKADFENAAKQFLLETLKLGKLLRPKRYWGYYLFPDCYNHHYTNAGYDGRCFDIEVKRNDELSWLWNESTALYPSIYLNTKLKSSRLGTLFSRNRIQEAIRVSKSQNAMNPLPVFVYTRPVFTDASWNFLSEFDLVSTIGESVSLGASGNILWGSLNFSQSKESCTTLDNYMKTILVPYIINVSLAAKMCSQVLCYSQGLCARKNWDSDHYLHLNASNFYIEYGHCKTFAVTGEPTLADLYYFIDKFDCSCFSNVTCKMRKKLENLDVINVCIGENICIGTQIKEKLARNRSKWKERFYKSFNNVSSSVSPAKMSPCASGKDISECLKVRCSVEAVSNNAQEGCQNVNWINTSNQLYIQNEENEADSSTSSILLIFPVNILFVLYLFYKRETDVFVKQGKKKNT, from the exons ATGGAAGTGCTAAAGTTCTTTATGCCCTTTGTTGGTTTAAGTGGGACATGGCAGGCAATACTAATCATTCTTTTGTTTCCAATGTGTTTAACTCAAAATCTCAGAGCACATCCGATATTTCCAAATGTACCTTACCTCTGGGTCTGGAATGCCCCAACTGAATATTGCACTAAAAACCATAAAGTGCCATTGGACCTAAGCGTCTTCTCTTTAGTAGGAAGTCCCCAGAAAAATATCAAAGGACAAAGTATTAGAATATTTTATTCTGATAGACTTGGCAAATATCCTTATGTAGATTCTGACAATGTAACATGGCATGGAGGTATTCCTCAGGCAGTAAAACTACAAGAGCATTTGGAACAAGCTAAGAAAGACATTGTTCACTACCTTCCAAATAATGATATAGGCTTGGCTATCATTGACTGGCAAGAATGGAGACCTCTCTGGATAAGAAACTGggatcataaagatatttatagACAGATGTCTATTCAGTCAGTCCATCGTAAATCACCAAGTCTTGATGCTACAACTGTCAATAATACAGCCAAAGCGGACTTTGAAAATGCAGCAAAGCAATTTTTGTTAGAGACTTTAAAACTGGGAAAATTACTTAGGCCAAAACGCTATTGGGGTTATTATCTTTTTCCAGATTGCTACAACCATCATTATACTAATGCTGGTTATGATGGACGTTGTTTTGATATAGAAGTGAAAAGGAATGATGAACTCAGTTGGTTATGGAATGAAAGCACTGCCCTTTACCCATCCATTTATTTGAATACCAAGTTAAAATCTTCTCGACTAGGTACTCTTTTTTCCAGAAATCGTATTCAGGAAGCCATTCGAGTTTCTAAATCACAAaatgctatgaatccactaccaGTTTTTGTATATACCCGTCCAGTTTTTACTGATGCAAGTTGGAATTTCCTTTCTGAG TTTGACCTTGTGAGTACAATTGGTGAAAGTGTTTCTCTAGGTGCCTCTGGAAACATCTTGTGGGGAAGCCTTAACTTTAGTCAATCTAAG GAATCATGCACAACCCTAGACAATTACATGAAGACCATACTTGTTCCATACATAATCAACGTCAGTCTTGCAGCCAAAATGTGTAGCCAAGTGCTTTGCTACAGTCAAGGACTATGTGCAAGGAAAAACTGGGATTCAGATCATTACCTTCACCTGAATGCAAGCAATTTTTACATTGAATATGGGCACTGTAAAACATTTGCAGTAACTGGGGAGcccacacttgcagacctgtatTATTTTATTGACAAGTTTGATTGCAGCTGTTTTTCTAATGTCACTTGtaagatgagaaaaaaattagaaaatcttGATGTTATTAATGTGTGCATTGGTGAAAATATCTGTATAGGTacccaaataaaagaaaaacttgcTAGAAATCGATCTAAATGGAAAGAGAGATTTTATAAGAGTTTCAACAATGTCTCATCTTCCGTGTCACCTGCCAAAATGTCTCCATGTGCTTCTGGAAAAGACATCAGTGAATGTCTTAAAGTCAGGTGTTCAGTGGAAGCTGTTTCCAACAATGCCCAGGAAGGCTGTCAGAATGTTAACTGGATAAACACTTCCAACCAATTGTATAttcaaaatgaggaaaatgaagCTGATTCCAGTACAAGTTCAATATTACTCATATTTCCTGTCAATAtcctttttgttttatatctttt